The Altererythrobacter sp. Root672 genome includes a window with the following:
- a CDS encoding XrtA/PEP-CTERM system exopolysaccharide export protein, with the protein MRKSFVGQSLAIAASATLFLTGCASSGGAQLAPASFVSAEEGPGEEYVIGPLDQLTIHVWRNDELGAKVQVRPDGRITTPLVADMTAVGKTPTMLAEDIRVKLSQYISEPLVTVIVNEFAGTFSQQVRVVGATEKPASLPYRANMTLLDAMIAVGGLSEFAAGNRAKLVRFDRASGNQQEYKLRLGDLLKQGDSKANVMLKPGDVIIIPESMF; encoded by the coding sequence ATGCGCAAGTCATTCGTTGGCCAGTCCCTCGCCATAGCTGCGAGTGCGACGCTTTTCCTGACCGGCTGCGCAAGCAGTGGCGGCGCCCAATTGGCGCCCGCGAGCTTTGTGTCGGCGGAGGAAGGCCCGGGTGAGGAATACGTCATTGGCCCGCTCGATCAGCTGACGATCCACGTCTGGCGCAACGACGAGCTAGGCGCGAAAGTCCAGGTCCGGCCCGATGGGCGGATCACCACGCCGCTGGTCGCGGACATGACCGCCGTCGGCAAGACCCCGACCATGCTGGCCGAAGATATCCGCGTAAAGCTCTCGCAGTACATTTCCGAACCGCTGGTGACGGTGATCGTCAACGAGTTCGCCGGCACGTTCAGCCAGCAGGTGCGGGTTGTCGGGGCCACGGAAAAGCCGGCCTCGCTGCCTTACCGCGCCAACATGACCTTGCTCGACGCGATGATCGCGGTCGGCGGGCTTAGCGAGTTCGCCGCCGGCAACCGGGCGAAGCTGGTGCGCTTCGACAGAGCCAGCGGCAACCAGCAGGAATACAAGCTGCGCCTCGGCGACCTGCTCAAGCAGGGCGACAGCAAGGCCAACGTCATGCTGAAGCCGGGTGACGTGATCATCATCCCCGAAAGCATGTTCTAA